The following DNA comes from Acidobacteriota bacterium.
CTGGACCACCTCAAAACCATGGAGCAGGCCCTGGCAAAAACCCAGCAGCACGTATTCCTGGCGGAACAAAAAGCGGCGCAGGCAGCCCAGTCCAAAAATCTTTTTCTGGCCAACATGAGCCACGAACTCCGCACGCCGCTCAATGCCATTCTTGGGTTTCTCCAATTGCTTGAACGGGATGCAACCTTAACGGCAGACCAGCGAAAATACCTGAGCACGATGGAACGCAGTGGTGAAAATCTGCTCGGACTCATCAATGACATCCTCGCCATTGCCAAGCTGGAATCTGGACAGGTTCCGCTTCAGGAAACCACCTTTAACCTGCACACCCTGCTGTTGACGCTGGAGGAAATGTTTCGCACCCGGGCCAACGAAACCAGAGTTACCTTGATTTTTGAACTGGATCCGGAGCTTCCCCGCTGGGTGTGGGGCGATGAAGGCAAGTTGCGCCAGATTTTGATGAATGTGCTTGGCAATGCCTTTAAGTTTACTGAGGCCGGGTGTGTTGCCCTTCGTGCCAGATGGCAGGATGGGCAGGTGGTCTTTACGGTTGAAGATACTGGAAGTGGGATTGATAAACACGAAATTGATGAGTTGTTTCAACCATTTGTCCAGACCACAAGTGGCCGAGAGATCAAAGAAGGGTTGGGCCTGGGATTGCTCATTTGCCGCAATTATGTCCGGCTGATGGGCGGAGACATTTCAATTACCAGCCAGCGGGGACAGGGAACCCGGGTTTGCTTTCAGGTTCGATTACTGGTGGCACTGGGCACATCGCTCCAGCTTCCTGAGCGTCGCGTTGTGGCCTTGGAGCCAGATCAACCCCGGTACCGAATTCTGGTGGTGGATGATAAATGGGAAGATCGAACCCTGCTGGCGCGACTCCTGACCCTGGTCGGTTTTGACGTCCAGGAAGCTGGAAGCGGCGAAGAGGCTGTTTCCTGCTGGAGGACCTGGTCACCGCATTTGATCTGGATGGATTTGGTGATGCCCGGAACCGATGGATTTTCAGCCACTCAGATTATTCGGCATACCGAATTTGCCCTCCTCAACGACCGGACCCAGCCACTCCGGTTTCGCACCACCATCATTGGGATTTCAGCCAATTCGGCGGAAGGTGATCGCAAAGCCGCCTTTGATTCAGGCTGTGATGACTTTGTGGCCAAACCGTTTCGGGAAGACACCATTTTTGAAAAGATGATCGGATATTTAGGTGTCCGGTATGTCTATGAAAATCAACCGGTTGAATTTGAATGCCCTGAAACCTGGGAAGAAATTGACGTTCAAAAAGCCCTGCGCCAGATTTCACTCATTGACACTGAATTGCTCGATCAATTGAGGCAGGCAGCGATTGATGGTGATATTGCGAACGCACAAACTGCCTGCAATCTCATTGCCGGCCAGAACACGGTCTTAGGAACTCATCTCAAGGATATGGTCCGGCTCTTTCAATTTGATGAAATTCTGACCATCCTTGGCGGCGAAGATGACAAGGTGACAAGGTGACAAGGTGACAGGGTGACAAGGTGACAAGGTGACAAGGTGACAAGGTGACAACGTGACAGGATGACAAAGTAAGCGCCAGGATAAGGATTTCAGGCCCGCAGGGTCGTTGTGTGATAGCCGTGGTGCGCAGCCCACGGTCTTATCGGATGACAAGGTGACAAGGGATTTTTTTTCATCCCTCATCCCTCATCCCTCATCCCTCATCCCTCATCCCTCATCCCTCATCCCTCATCCCTCATCCCTCATCTCTCATCCCTTAGTTTCGGCCCGGAACCCCGACATAATTCATAATTCATAATTCATAATTCTCATGATTTCAGCTCACGAGAACCAGTCCACTCTCAGAGTTTCGGTCGTGGTGCCGGTTCGCAACGGAGGCGATGTCTTCCGCCAGTGTTTGCTTGCACTTCGTCAGGCACAGCCTCCTGCCGATGAACTGATTGTCGTGACTGATGGTGATACTCAGGCGTCAGGTGATCTCGCACAATCATTTGGGGCCACGGTCTTTACGACACCAGAACCTTCTGGCCCAGCCGCCGCGCGGAACCTGGGCGCTGGCCAGGCGAGCGGAGACATCGTGTTTTTTGTGGATGCGGATGTGATGCTCCATCCAGATGCGATTGGACGGGTTCGCACGACGTTTGATCAGTTTCCGGAAGTTGTCGCGGTGTTTGGTTCCTATGACACGCAGCCCGGCGCTCCCAATTTTCTGTCCCAATATCGAAATCTGCTCCATCACTATGTCCACCAGACCGCCCGGGAAGAAGCTTCAACGTTCTGGAGTGGCTGCGGGGCGATTCGCCGGTCAGTGTTTTTGGAAGTCGGTGGTTTTGACGCCCAAACCTATCGCACTCCCTGTGTTGAAGATATCGCACTCGGCTATCATTTGCGGGCGAAAGGGCTTCACATTCGACTTGATAAACAACTGCAATGCAAGCACTTAAAAGAATGGCGCATCTGGTCCATGGTGAAAGCCGATTTCTGGTATCGGGCCGTGCCCTGGACGCTGCTTATTTTGCGCTCCAACGGGTTTGTCAACGATCTGAATGTTCAGACTTCCAGCCGGTTGTGCGTGGCGCTGACGTTTTTGTTGATTTTCAGTGCTGGCAGCGGCTGGTGGTGGCCGGTGATGTGGGCTGTGACAATGGTTTGTGCTCTGGTGCTTTTCGTGGTAAACAGAGAATTGTATCGGTTTTATTACCACTTGCGCGGACTCCCGTTCACCCTCCTTGCTGTTTTCTGGCACTGGTTGTACTTTTTTTATAGTGGACTTGCCTTCATCTTCGGATGTATGCTCCACCACTTCAGTCTGTCCAAGCCCTCACTTTGATTTTCACCCTGCCGCCCCTGCGCGGTCATTTTTTTCAAGAAAGACTCAATAAACCGGAATGACCGATCATTTCCCAACTGTCATTATTGGTGCCGGACCGGCGGGACTTACGGCGGCGTATGAACTTGTCCGTAACGGAATGCGGCCATTGGTTTTAGAACAAGGCACGCAGGTAGGCGGTATTGCCCGGACCGAAGTCTATAAAGGATATCGGTTTGATATCGGCGGCCATCGGTTTTACACCAAGGTCAAAGAGGTCGAAGATTTGTGGCGCGAGATGATGGGTGATGACTTTATCAAAGTGCCCCGACTGTCGCGGATTTACTACAAGGGCCGGTTTTATCAATACCCACTCAGTTTTCTGAACACGCTGACCAATCTTGGGTTGACCGAGAGCTTTCTGGTGTTGATGAGTTACTGCAAAGCCCGGATTGTTCCGCACCGGGATGAACAGACCTTTGAGGAATGGGTGACCAATCGGTTTGGTTCGCGGCTTTATCGCACGTTCTTTCAAGCCTACACGGAAAAAGTCTGGGGTATTCCCTGTAATAAAATCCAGGCAGAGTGGGCAGCCCAACGGATTCAAAATCTGTCGCTGGTCAAAGCCGTGGCCAACGCGCTTTTTGGTTCAAATGGTGTGAAGTCGCTCATCAATGAGTTTGACTATCCACGACTCGGACCCGGGCAGATGTGGGAGCGATTCCAGCAGGCGGTGGAAGATCGCGGCGGCGCCGTTCATCTCAACACGACGATTGTGCGCCTCAATTATGAAGGGAATCGGGTGACCAGTGTGATTGCGCGGCGCGATGGTCAGGAATTTGAAATTGCCGCTCCCCACTTTATTTCCAGCATGCCGATCAACAAGCTGGTGCTCCATATGAATCCTCAACCGCCGGAAGCGGTGGTAAAGGCAGCCCAAAGCTTGAGTTATCGAGCCTTTGTCCTGGTTGGCCTGATCGTCAGGCGTGAAAACCTGTTTCCGGACAACTGGATTTACATTCATAGCCCGGAACTCAGTGTTGGTCGGATTCAAAATTTTGGGAACTGGAGCGCCGCCATGGTGCCCGAACCAGGGAAGAGCTGCCTGGGGCTCGAATATTTTTGCAATGCCGGCGACGATTTGTGGAAAACCCCGGATCAAGAACTGATTCGGTTGGCTGAGAAAGAATTGATCGAGCTGGGACTGGCGCGAGAAGGCGATGTTGAGGACGGCGTTGTGATTCGCCAGCCGAAAGCCTATCCGGTATATGACAGTGAATATCGCGGCCACCTGGAAGTCATCAAATCATTTCTGGACCAGTTTACCAATCTGCAAACGGTTGGACGCAATGGCATGCATCGGTACAACAACCAGGATCATTCGATGTTGACCGGTATGCTGGCCGTGAAAAACATCATGGGTGAGAAGCACGATCTGTGGGACGTCAACACCGAACGATCCTACTATGAAGAATTTACCACCACCGATGCTCCCAAGCCCGCCAGTGCGCACCTGCACAGCACAGGAGTGATTCCTCAACTCCACGAGGCCGAATAGCGATAGATCTTCAGACAAGGAAACAGTTCAGAGTAACGCCTTCAGGCGTGAGGTGTGACGAGTGGGATGGAAGAAAATTCCTCTCGTCTAAAGACGATACTCTGAACCTTTTTCTGAAAAGCCACACTTCACTATTTCATTCCTTCGTTCTTCTTTCATGCGCTTCCGCTTCACTGAGTTTGCCTTGTTTTCGCAGGATTTTGCTCAACAGCAGGTGGGCGCCAGGGGAATCCGGGTTTTGTCTGAGTACTGTTTGGACTTCGGCTTCAGCTTCCGCGATTTTTTCAATGCCAAGCAGGAGATTGGCCAGACTCAGCCGGGCGGCGGCAAAATCAGGTCGCAATTCAAGTGCGGTCTGGTACTGGGTAATGGCTGAGGCGAGATATTGCGCTGAATGGTGTTGCCCGGCCAGGAGCGTGTAGATGTCACCAAGATGAAAATATCCTTCGACCCAGTCTGGTTTGATTTCAACACCTTTTTGAAAATAGACCAGTGCTTCGGCAGGTTTGCCTTGCAATAAATAGCCGGCCCCCAGATTACGATAGGGTTCGTACTGGTCAGGTCTGAGTTCAATTGCTTCAAGGTAGAGCGGGAAAGCCTGATCGAATTTTTGTTGGGTGTAATACACATTCGCCAGATTGAAAATGGCTTCGTAAAAGCGTGGCTTTAAACGACGTGCCTCGTGAAATGCTGCAATGGCCTGATCGAAATTCCCCAGTTTGAAGCAGGCCAGCCCCAGGTTGGCATAGCCGTCGGCATATTTCGGCAGGAGTTTTGTGGTTTGCATTAAATGCTCGATAGCCTGGGTGAGATGGGCCGGGTCTTTGGTCTGTTCAAAGAATTCAAGCTGAACCAGCCCCATATTTTGATGGGCTGCGCCGTATCGCGGTGTCTTCTGTAGTGTCTGGGTGAGCAGGAGCTGGGCTTCGCCAGGTTTATGCTGTTTCAAGAGCGATTTCCCCAGGCTATTCAGTCCAAAATCACTATTTGGCGACAGCCGGACAACTTCGCGAAAGTGTTTTTCGGCCAGTGAGTAGTCACCACAGTCCATCAATAATCGGCCTAAATTGTGATGGATGACCAGATTATCCTGAGTGACCGCCAGGGTATGTTCAAAGATGGTGCGCGTCGTGCGCCAGTGGCCAACTTGATTCCAGGTCAGCACCAGACAGGCAAGCCCCACGACCGCGCTGATTGGCGGTGCCCAGGATTCACGGCCAGTTTTGTTCAACCAGTCTGCCAACCACCAGACCATCATCACCAGCAATCCCAGCGTTGAAACATAGGTATACCGGTCAGCCAGGAGCAGATGGGAAACTGGAAACAGCGTCCCCAGATACCAGAACCATCCCACCACCAGATAGGGCATCGAGCGCATATTTCGAAGCCCATACACTGTGATGACCACGAGCAGAAGCACCACAAACCCGAGCCAGAGATATGAGTATTTCTGCTCCAACGGGTAATACATTCCCAACTGAACCGGAAAAAACAGTTTGAATAGATAAACGGCATATGCGCTTAATCGAACACTCACTGGATTAAAGGATCCAGGGGCAAGTGGCCCGAGTGGTTCGGTATCAGGCATCGTTGCCATTACCGCAGGTGCCATACCACGGGTGGCCCTGAGTTGCATGACAAGTGAAATTGAAATCAATATAAAGAAGGGAATTTTTTCGATTCCAAGTCTGATGGCTCTCATTACAAATAGTTTGATCGAATGCGTATCAGCCGTTGAAAACCGGTTGAGCGGCCAGTAATCAAGCAGGAGCAGGGCAAACGGGAGCGTGATAAGCATTGATTTGGCCAGTAACCCAAGTGCCAGCCACAGGCAAACCAGTAGATACCGTTTCCAGGAAAAGGGCAACTGCGCATAGCCAGCATAGGCCCACACGGCCAGCACCCCGAAAAAGGTGCTGAGCACGTCCTTGCGGCTGGCAATCCACACGACGGGTTCAACGTGGGTTGGATGAATGGCAAACAGGAGCGCCACCACGGCACTGTGCCAGAACGCCCTGGTCATTCGATTGAGAGCCAGAAAGATCAGCACGGTCGAGGCTTGATGGAAGAGCAAATTGACTGCGTGGAAGCCACCAGGTTTCAAGCCAAAGAGTTCAAAATCA
Coding sequences within:
- a CDS encoding response regulator, with product MAKRRHLNRFRSHSQTRSFVKPGQIAAHVRVARQEASRLAEGLAHRSSEVAIKEAEVAALQDQLLIVRAQLEAQSALYYSSLDHLKTMEQALAKTQQHVFLAEQKAAQAAQSKNLFLANMSHELRTPLNAILGFLQLLERDATLTADQRKYLSTMERSGENLLGLINDILAIAKLESGQVPLQETTFNLHTLLLTLEEMFRTRANETRVTLIFELDPELPRWVWGDEGKLRQILMNVLGNAFKFTEAGCVALRARWQDGQVVFTVEDTGSGIDKHEIDELFQPFVQTTSGREIKEGLGLGLLICRNYVRLMGGDISITSQRGQGTRVCFQVRLLVALGTSLQLPERRVVALEPDQPRYRILVVDDKWEDRTLLARLLTLVGFDVQEAGSGEEAVSCWRTWSPHLIWMDLVMPGTDGFSATQIIRHTEFALLNDRTQPLRFRTTIIGISANSAEGDRKAAFDSGCDDFVAKPFREDTIFEKMIGYLGVRYVYENQPVEFECPETWEEIDVQKALRQISLIDTELLDQLRQAAIDGDIANAQTACNLIAGQNTVLGTHLKDMVRLFQFDEILTILGGEDDKVTR
- a CDS encoding glycosyltransferase family 2 protein yields the protein MISAHENQSTLRVSVVVPVRNGGDVFRQCLLALRQAQPPADELIVVTDGDTQASGDLAQSFGATVFTTPEPSGPAAARNLGAGQASGDIVFFVDADVMLHPDAIGRVRTTFDQFPEVVAVFGSYDTQPGAPNFLSQYRNLLHHYVHQTAREEASTFWSGCGAIRRSVFLEVGGFDAQTYRTPCVEDIALGYHLRAKGLHIRLDKQLQCKHLKEWRIWSMVKADFWYRAVPWTLLILRSNGFVNDLNVQTSSRLCVALTFLLIFSAGSGWWWPVMWAVTMVCALVLFVVNRELYRFYYHLRGLPFTLLAVFWHWLYFFYSGLAFIFGCMLHHFSLSKPSL
- a CDS encoding NAD(P)/FAD-dependent oxidoreductase, yielding MTDHFPTVIIGAGPAGLTAAYELVRNGMRPLVLEQGTQVGGIARTEVYKGYRFDIGGHRFYTKVKEVEDLWREMMGDDFIKVPRLSRIYYKGRFYQYPLSFLNTLTNLGLTESFLVLMSYCKARIVPHRDEQTFEEWVTNRFGSRLYRTFFQAYTEKVWGIPCNKIQAEWAAQRIQNLSLVKAVANALFGSNGVKSLINEFDYPRLGPGQMWERFQQAVEDRGGAVHLNTTIVRLNYEGNRVTSVIARRDGQEFEIAAPHFISSMPINKLVLHMNPQPPEAVVKAAQSLSYRAFVLVGLIVRRENLFPDNWIYIHSPELSVGRIQNFGNWSAAMVPEPGKSCLGLEYFCNAGDDLWKTPDQELIRLAEKELIELGLAREGDVEDGVVIRQPKAYPVYDSEYRGHLEVIKSFLDQFTNLQTVGRNGMHRYNNQDHSMLTGMLAVKNIMGEKHDLWDVNTERSYYEEFTTTDAPKPASAHLHSTGVIPQLHEAE
- a CDS encoding tetratricopeptide repeat protein; its protein translation is MSRKKTRPTEPPPVTPQPSVAEVRPSDPIVRPRTGIAGWAQRHPILLVCLGLITLNLVVFGRVVSFEFIDFDDNSYVFNNPNVRQGLTLANLKWAFTTFHVGHWHPLTWISYFLDFELFGLKPGGFHAVNLLFHQASTVLIFLALNRMTRAFWHSAVVALLFAIHPTHVEPVVWIASRKDVLSTFFGVLAVWAYAGYAQLPFSWKRYLLVCLWLALGLLAKSMLITLPFALLLLDYWPLNRFSTADTHSIKLFVMRAIRLGIEKIPFFILISISLVMQLRATRGMAPAVMATMPDTEPLGPLAPGSFNPVSVRLSAYAVYLFKLFFPVQLGMYYPLEQKYSYLWLGFVVLLLVVITVYGLRNMRSMPYLVVGWFWYLGTLFPVSHLLLADRYTYVSTLGLLVMMVWWLADWLNKTGRESWAPPISAVVGLACLVLTWNQVGHWRTTRTIFEHTLAVTQDNLVIHHNLGRLLMDCGDYSLAEKHFREVVRLSPNSDFGLNSLGKSLLKQHKPGEAQLLLTQTLQKTPRYGAAHQNMGLVQLEFFEQTKDPAHLTQAIEHLMQTTKLLPKYADGYANLGLACFKLGNFDQAIAAFHEARRLKPRFYEAIFNLANVYYTQQKFDQAFPLYLEAIELRPDQYEPYRNLGAGYLLQGKPAEALVYFQKGVEIKPDWVEGYFHLGDIYTLLAGQHHSAQYLASAITQYQTALELRPDFAAARLSLANLLLGIEKIAEAEAEVQTVLRQNPDSPGAHLLLSKILRKQGKLSEAEAHERRTKE